A genomic region of Mugil cephalus isolate CIBA_MC_2020 chromosome 5, CIBA_Mcephalus_1.1, whole genome shotgun sequence contains the following coding sequences:
- the zdhhc15b gene encoding palmitoyltransferase ZDHHC15B → MALSGGLRCCQRVFSWIPVLIITAVVLWSYYAYVFELCLFTLTNTLEKAVYLLVFHVCFVMFSWTYWKSIFTPPASPCKKFQLSYSDKQRYEMEERPDAQKQILVEIAKKLPIFTRAQSGAIRFCDRCQVLKPDRCHHCSVCEMCVLKMDHHCPWVNNCVGFSNYKFFLLFLSYSMLYCVFIAATVFRYFLKFWMGELSNGSAKFHVLFLMFVALMFFVSLMFLFGYHCWLVAKNRSTLEAFSAPVFVGGPDRNGFNVGIRRNLQQVFGENRRLWFIPVFTSQGNGHYFPLKNRSSESQNPLLANEDMWDESDDGSEEGSFAEDQDPSVTIEMEE, encoded by the exons ATGGCTCTCTCCGGAGGTCTGAGATGCTGTCAAAGGGTTTTCTCCTGGATACCAGTTCTAATCATAACCGCGGTCGTGTTGTGGTCGTACTATGCCTACGTCTTTGAGCTATGTCTTT TTACACTCACCAATACATTGGAAAAAG CCGTCTATCTGCTGGTGTTTCACGTTTGCTTTGTGATGTTCTCCTGGACCTACTGGAAGTCCATATTCACTCCCCCTGCGTCGCCCTGCAAAAAG TTTCAGCTTTCCTACTCAGACAAGCAGAGGTACGAGATGGAAGAGAGGCCGGACGCTCAGAAGCAAATCCTGGTCGAGATCGCAAAGAAGCTGCCCATTTTCACCCGAGCTCAGTCTGGAG CTATCAGGTTCTGCGACCGCTGCCAGGTGCTGAAGCCCGACCGCTGTCACCACTGCTCGGTTTGTGAAAT GTGTGTCTTGAAGATGGACCATCACTGTCCCTG ggtCAACAACTGTGTTGGTTTTTCCAACTACaagtttttcctgcttttcctcTCCTACTCGATGCTGTACTGTGTATTCATTGCGGCAACGGTCTTTCGGTATTTCCTCAAGTTTTGGATG GGGGAACTGTCGAACGGGTCCGCAAAGTTTCATGTCCTCTTCCTCATGTTTGTGGCGCTCATGTTCTTCGTCAGTCTCATGTTCCTCTTTGGTTACCACTGTTGGTTGGTGGCCAAGAACAGATCCACTTTAG AGGCCTTCTCCGCCCCGGTCTTTGTCGGTGGACCGGACAGAAATGGCTTCAACGTCGGCATACGCAGAAACCTGCAGCAGGTATTTGGAGAGAACAGGAGGCTGTGGTTCATTCCGGTCTTTACAAG CCAAGGAAACGGCCACTACTTTCCCTTGAAGAATCGCAGCTCTGAATCTCAGAACCCCTTACTAGCTAATGAGGACATGTGGGATGAGTCAGACGATGGGTCTGAGGAAGGAAGCTTCG CTGAGGATCAAGACCCCTCTGTTACCATAGAGATGGAGGAATAA